The Solanum lycopersicum chromosome 8, SLM_r2.1 DNA segment GTGATTGTTTTCAAGTATGCCTTGTCAGGATTTGTCTTGAGTTCTTCATACTCAGGAGTTCCTGGCTCAGGCATGAATCTTCGACTTAATGTTGGGCGATTTGGGAGGTACCCTGCATAAGGATATTGCCCAAAATTGACTGCTGCATGAAGTGCTGATGCTATCCAAATAATAATAGTGCAAGAATCTATTAGCTCTTGCCGAATTTGCATTTTAGGCCACCAAGGTTCATCTTTCTTGTCACCATGTCCTTCTTCTCGTAGTTCCTTCCACCACGCTTGGAGTTCATTATCTTTCAAAAGTGATTCATCTGATTTATAATAGAAGTTGCAATACTCTGTTACCCAACTTTTGATTGCTGACCATATTTGTAAGCCATCAACAGCATAAGGATAGTCTTGAATTAGCAAGCGAACACCATGTGGGGAACTTGAGTCCTCTACGGCCACTCCTCTAAAATCAAATGATATTATAGTTCATATTAGCAAAATCAAAACACCTGGAATTTAAACTTCAACAACAACCATATTTTTCTAGTAAATTTGGttctaaattataatttatacctCTTAATAAGATCTGCTGGAAGTGCTTGTTCAGGAAAAACCCAACTTTTGTAAACTACAGCTGACATTTCCATCGCATATTTGGCAGGAAAAACTGTCATCTCAAGAACTCCACCAGCATTGATTAAGATCTGTCTTGCCAAAGCATTTATGTTCATCGTGTCACGAAAATGAGGATGTAAAAGCTTATGAATTGGGTGAAGCACACTTAGTTGCCTGTTTGTTGCAATCACGAACGGCTCAATGGCTGCATGTGTATTCAACCTAAGAAAATGacacaaatattatttcaatacgATTTGACAAAGAACTGAAGTTTTAATTATGACTCATAATTCCTTTAGAGAAGTCTAAAAACACAATTTTACCAGTGACTAATTAGCTGATGAACACCGGAGTCATTCACTGCAACATAAGCTTTAGCCAATTGCCATATCGAACCTTCAACACCTTGATTAGCTGGGGTATAAACTTTGCTAACAGCACCAAGATGATCGCCATCTGGATGTGGCAAGCTTAGTTCAATTGCTACAGGCTTCATTGTTCCATCATCTTGCAAGAATAGCAAAGTTCTTGAGGCGTAGAGTTTTGTGTTTGTTGTGTTTATTCTCCTCACATATGGCATAAGGATGTCATGGTGGTTTAGTATGTAAAGCCTGTTAGTCTTGATTGCCTGTAAATAACATTGGTAATTGAGTTTTTACTCAGGGCTTTTGAATGAAATCTACTCCTACTTGAAGTGTTTAAGCAAAATAATCTGAAAGACAGATAAATGAATTACATCATCGATCGTTAGCCCATCTAGTGTATTCTCTATATGCTCTTTGGTTATTGTACTGTTTTGGTTGCCATATACTTCAGGATCTAACTCGCTTTTTGGAGGGAATTcctataaattagaaaaaacataaaacaatatgTTATAAGTACGGAACGAAAAGGTGAAGTAGAAACAAAGCTACCAACTCCTCTTTTCGAAACACAGGTCTGTGATGTATATGTGATCTCAATGAAGCCAACTTACTTGGAGTCTGCTGATTATGACAGGATTTACTCCGGCAAGCATTTCTCTTGCAAATTCCTCATCAGTCCTCCATGAACTTTTATCCTCTGAAAAAAAGAATTCCACAAATCACACGTAACAACAAATATTCAGGATAGTACAACAATGGTAATAGGTATACGTCTTAGTAAGTAATTATAAATACCTTGAAGAACTTGAGGTGTTGGGAATTTAAACTTTCCTTCACCATCGGTTCGGATAATTTCTTTTAGAATCTCTAGAGGAATGCTATCAGTAAGGGCTTTAAGAAAAGGGCCTTGGGGCAATTTGATTCCTCCTtcataaagtttcattacatccTCAAAGCTATCAAACTCATCGGGTGTGCTATCAAAGAGAGCTTGAAACTCGGGGATAAGGAACTGAACAATGGATTTCAAAGCATATGTCAGGAA contains these protein-coding regions:
- the LOC101263535 gene encoding probable linoleate 9S-lipoxygenase 5: MLLEKIVEVISGKSENVKKVKGTVVLMKKNVLDFNDVNASLLDGVLEFLGKRVSLQLISAVHADPGNTLQGKRSNPAYLEKWLTTGTSLVAGESAFDVTFDWDDDIGVPGAFIINNFHFNEFYLKSLTLEDVPNHGSVHFVCNSWVYPAKRYKSERIFFANQAYLPGETPEPLRNYREKELVNLRGDGNGKLEEWDRVYDYALYNDLGDPEKGKQYARTILGGSAEFPYPRRGRTGRKPTKADPKSESRIPLLMSLDIYVPRDERFGHIKLSDFLTYALKSIVQFLIPEFQALFDSTPDEFDSFEDVMKLYEGGIKLPQGPFLKALTDSIPLEILKEIIRTDGEGKFKFPTPQVLQEDKSSWRTDEEFAREMLAGVNPVIISRLQEFPPKSELDPEVYGNQNSTITKEHIENTLDGLTIDDAIKTNRLYILNHHDILMPYVRRINTTNTKLYASRTLLFLQDDGTMKPVAIELSLPHPDGDHLGAVSKVYTPANQGVEGSIWQLAKAYVAVNDSGVHQLISHWLNTHAAIEPFVIATNRQLSVLHPIHKLLHPHFRDTMNINALARQILINAGGVLEMTVFPAKYAMEMSAVVYKSWVFPEQALPADLIKRGVAVEDSSSPHGVRLLIQDYPYAVDGLQIWSAIKSWVTEYCNFYYKSDESLLKDNELQAWWKELREEGHGDKKDEPWWPKMQIRQELIDSCTIIIWIASALHAAVNFGQYPYAGYLPNRPTLSRRFMPEPGTPEYEELKTNPDKAYLKTITPQLQTLLGISLIEILSRHASDEIYLGQRDSSEWTKDQESIAAFERFGKKLSEIEDQIIQMNGDEQWKNRSGPVKVPYTLLFPTSEQGLTGKGIPNSVSI